One region of Sulfuriroseicoccus oceanibius genomic DNA includes:
- the leuA gene encoding 2-isopropylmalate synthase has protein sequence MKPESIRKYRPFPAVSLPDRQWPDRAIESAPIWCSVDLRDGNQALPVPMSIAEKLEMFDLLVGVGFKQIEVGFPSASETEFNFLRRLIEEDRIPEDVTVQVLVQAREHLIRRTFEALDGAKSAIVHLYNSTSPLQRRITFGNASKESIIDIAKKGTTLVTELAAEAEAKGSKITMQYSPESFSDTELDYALEICESVMEIWQPTPERKIILNLPATVEWSTPNVHADQIEWFGRQLKNRDSVIISLHTHNDRGTGVAATELGLMAGADRVEGTLFGNGERTGNLDIVTVSLNMNSHGLETGLDFSDLPTVREVYERTTRMTVPDRSPYGGELVFTAFSGSHQDAIKKGFDRRLEDEREAAGEIVPWGVPYLTIDPRDIGRSYEAIIRINSQSGKGGIAYILDREHGFDLPKTMHPQVGLKIYNLADELGRELTPDEIRDAFFEYFANVSEPMSVVDYELDHSVGERGEVRCRATITLNGEKQNIEGLGNGPINAFVQALDNAGLKQFNLTDYRSHAVRGGSDADSAAYVQLRHNDETIIWGAGVDPSIEMAGLKALVCAWNLLAAKGE, from the coding sequence ATGAAACCGGAATCGATACGTAAATACCGTCCCTTCCCTGCGGTGAGCCTGCCAGACCGGCAGTGGCCTGACCGCGCGATCGAAAGCGCCCCAATCTGGTGCTCGGTCGACCTACGGGACGGCAATCAGGCACTGCCAGTGCCAATGAGCATCGCAGAGAAGCTGGAGATGTTCGACCTATTGGTGGGAGTCGGTTTCAAGCAGATTGAGGTAGGGTTCCCGTCCGCATCCGAGACGGAGTTCAATTTCCTGCGTCGATTGATCGAGGAAGACCGCATCCCGGAAGACGTGACCGTGCAGGTTCTCGTCCAGGCTCGCGAGCACCTGATCCGCCGCACCTTCGAAGCACTCGACGGCGCGAAGAGCGCGATCGTGCACCTTTACAACTCGACCTCGCCGCTGCAGCGCCGCATCACCTTCGGCAACGCCAGCAAGGAGTCGATCATCGACATCGCGAAAAAGGGCACCACGCTGGTGACCGAACTCGCCGCCGAAGCGGAAGCCAAAGGCAGCAAGATCACGATGCAGTATTCGCCGGAGTCGTTCTCCGACACCGAGCTCGATTACGCGCTTGAGATCTGCGAATCCGTGATGGAAATCTGGCAGCCAACTCCGGAACGCAAGATCATCCTCAACCTGCCGGCCACCGTGGAATGGTCGACACCAAACGTCCACGCCGACCAGATCGAGTGGTTCGGACGCCAGCTCAAGAACCGTGACAGCGTCATCATCTCGCTCCACACACACAACGACCGCGGCACCGGAGTCGCTGCCACCGAGCTCGGCCTGATGGCGGGCGCCGACCGCGTGGAGGGCACCCTCTTCGGCAACGGCGAGCGCACCGGCAACCTCGACATCGTCACCGTGTCGCTCAACATGAACAGCCACGGCCTCGAAACCGGGCTCGATTTCAGCGACCTGCCAACCGTGCGTGAAGTCTACGAGCGCACCACGCGCATGACCGTGCCGGACCGCTCCCCATACGGCGGCGAGCTCGTGTTCACCGCATTCTCCGGATCGCACCAGGACGCTATTAAGAAAGGCTTCGACCGCCGACTCGAGGACGAACGCGAAGCAGCGGGCGAAATCGTGCCGTGGGGTGTACCTTACCTCACCATCGACCCACGCGACATCGGCCGTTCCTACGAAGCGATCATCCGCATCAACTCGCAGTCGGGCAAAGGCGGCATCGCCTACATTCTCGACCGAGAGCATGGGTTTGACCTGCCAAAGACCATGCACCCGCAGGTCGGCTTGAAGATCTACAACCTGGCCGACGAACTTGGACGCGAACTCACCCCGGACGAGATCCGTGATGCGTTCTTCGAGTACTTCGCCAACGTCAGCGAGCCGATGTCCGTCGTCGACTACGAGCTCGACCACAGCGTCGGCGAGCGTGGCGAGGTCCGCTGCCGCGCCACCATTACCCTCAACGGGGAAAAGCAGAACATCGAAGGCCTCGGCAACGGCCCGATCAACGCCTTCGTCCAAGCGCTCGACAACGCGGGGCTCAAGCAGTTCAACCTCACCGACTACCGCTCGCACGCCGTACGCGGTGGATCGGACGCCGACTCCGCAGCCTACGTCCAACTCCGCCACAACGATGAGACCATCATCTGGGGTGCGGGCGTGGACCCATCGATTGAGATGGCCGGCCTCAAAGCGCTCGTTTGCGCCTGGAACCTACTCGCCGCCAAGGGCGAGTAA
- a CDS encoding glycosyltransferase family 4 protein, with amino-acid sequence MSSPLHILFTNNALMYPAGTEIAVREVGRNLIARGHRVTAYSPMVGSFADDLRALGVEVVSSLDAMTDRPDVIHGHHEWETSLAAMHWPDVPVVSFVRGARVWQEAPCFAPNVVRYAAVDQGCVQRALACGVEESKLQLVLNAVDMQRFATVRKPRRKPKRALIFSNYAQPGNYMDAVMEGCKKAGVKCDVIGNGMGNCRPDPEAFLPEYDLVFAKSKAVLEALACGCGVIVCCEPGLGPVVTRENFEALRRESFFYDCMSDEITPDAIAGRIREWDPAQAPELTAHVREVCSFDRHVAELEALYREAAATEITPDPVAIGRFAAALAEPKTTAFKAGRQMLEYLRDAENREVPQDAATAAKEHDSLLDRYRKGRKAVAELKKLKKQLGK; translated from the coding sequence GCGAGGTCGGCCGCAACCTGATCGCTCGCGGCCATCGGGTCACCGCCTATTCTCCAATGGTCGGAAGTTTTGCCGACGATCTCAGGGCACTTGGGGTCGAGGTGGTGAGTTCGTTGGATGCAATGACGGACCGGCCGGATGTGATCCACGGCCACCACGAGTGGGAGACGTCGTTGGCGGCAATGCATTGGCCGGATGTGCCGGTGGTCTCGTTTGTGCGTGGCGCCCGGGTTTGGCAGGAAGCTCCGTGTTTTGCTCCGAATGTCGTGCGCTATGCCGCGGTGGATCAAGGATGTGTGCAACGGGCCCTCGCCTGTGGAGTGGAGGAATCCAAGCTGCAACTCGTGCTCAATGCCGTGGACATGCAGCGCTTCGCCACCGTGCGCAAGCCGCGCCGCAAGCCGAAGCGAGCGCTGATCTTCAGCAACTACGCCCAGCCGGGGAACTACATGGACGCCGTGATGGAGGGCTGTAAAAAGGCCGGTGTGAAGTGCGACGTGATCGGTAATGGCATGGGTAACTGCCGCCCGGACCCCGAGGCCTTTCTGCCTGAGTACGATCTCGTTTTTGCCAAATCCAAAGCGGTGCTCGAAGCGCTGGCGTGTGGGTGTGGGGTGATCGTCTGCTGTGAACCCGGGCTCGGACCGGTCGTGACGCGTGAGAACTTCGAAGCACTCCGTCGCGAAAGTTTCTTTTACGACTGCATGAGCGATGAGATCACGCCGGACGCCATCGCTGGCCGCATCCGTGAATGGGATCCGGCTCAGGCTCCGGAGCTGACGGCTCACGTGCGTGAGGTTTGTTCGTTCGACCGTCATGTGGCGGAGCTTGAAGCGCTGTACCGCGAGGCGGCGGCGACTGAGATCACGCCGGACCCTGTGGCGATCGGGCGCTTTGCCGCTGCGTTGGCAGAACCAAAGACCACGGCCTTCAAAGCCGGACGCCAGATGCTCGAATACCTGCGCGATGCCGAAAACCGCGAAGTGCCACAAGACGCCGCCACCGCCGCCAAAGAACACGACAGCCTCCTTGACCGCTATCGCAAAGGCCGCAAAGCCGTGGCGGAGCTCAAGAAACTTAAGAAGCAGTTGGGGAAGTAG
- a CDS encoding bifunctional heptose 7-phosphate kinase/heptose 1-phosphate adenyltransferase: MSPVFSNDVLVDAVSKLSSLRILVVGDVMLDVFDFCNSAESRPIDSEKPGKRAYTAHESVMTFGGAGNVATNLATLGTNASLIGLAGNDGHWHTLRAMADELAIDHCLIRDSSRPTTTKTRLYIDDEYILRKDHEASHPIGREVALTLGSEVAERLGELDAVILSDYAKGVFTPELASKIIGRCREAGVPVVVDFKPKNRELFSEADVLAPNEVEAEALLPGFKGTDQLPEMARKLRDQIGAKNLVVTLGANGICGVDAEGEFFALAGHKVEAVDAVGCGDTVRASLAIGMALGLDLMHCAALANAAAAVIVQKAATATLTAGELLDFLKARPTERVG, from the coding sequence ATGTCACCTGTATTTTCCAACGACGTTCTCGTCGATGCCGTATCCAAGCTTTCGTCCCTGCGCATTTTGGTGGTGGGCGATGTGATGCTGGATGTGTTTGATTTCTGCAACTCGGCGGAGAGCCGGCCGATTGATTCCGAGAAGCCGGGCAAGCGGGCCTACACTGCGCACGAATCGGTGATGACATTCGGCGGAGCGGGGAATGTGGCGACCAACCTTGCGACCTTGGGAACGAACGCTTCCTTGATTGGGTTGGCTGGCAACGACGGTCATTGGCACACATTGCGCGCGATGGCGGATGAGTTGGCGATCGACCATTGTTTGATCCGTGATTCGTCGCGACCGACGACGACCAAGACGCGTCTGTATATCGACGACGAGTACATTTTGCGTAAGGACCACGAGGCATCACATCCGATTGGGCGTGAGGTCGCGTTGACGTTGGGCAGTGAGGTGGCTGAGCGTTTGGGTGAACTCGATGCAGTGATCCTGAGTGACTATGCCAAGGGGGTGTTTACTCCCGAGCTGGCGTCGAAGATCATCGGACGCTGCCGTGAGGCGGGAGTACCGGTGGTGGTTGATTTCAAGCCGAAGAACCGCGAGCTTTTCAGTGAGGCGGATGTGCTGGCTCCGAACGAGGTCGAGGCCGAGGCATTGCTGCCTGGGTTCAAGGGGACTGATCAGTTGCCCGAAATGGCGCGCAAGCTGCGTGATCAGATCGGCGCCAAGAACCTAGTGGTGACGCTGGGGGCGAATGGAATCTGTGGTGTGGACGCTGAGGGCGAGTTCTTTGCGTTGGCCGGTCACAAGGTGGAGGCGGTGGACGCTGTGGGCTGTGGTGATACCGTGCGGGCGTCACTGGCGATCGGAATGGCGCTTGGCTTGGATTTGATGCATTGCGCCGCACTGGCGAACGCAGCGGCCGCCGTGATCGTGCAGAAGGCGGCAACGGCTACACTGACTGCAGGTGAGTTGCTCGATTTCCTTAAAGCACGCCCGACCGAGAGAGTGGGGTAG
- the recG gene encoding ATP-dependent DNA helicase RecG, translating into MTEFAPSSAVRADTLLATLDGIPTKLRGAMELCGWETVGDVLAHLPRRYEDRRSFSRFPADPTDEPVTIHAAVVDVTTRRFGARQQMFEATLAPAESAGMPGQQIVARWFNLPFMSKIIAVGQQMVVYGKVKVSGKRLVIDHPETEITATADPLADTPQSKSIHLRRIVPVYRLSNGLQQRPLREFVHRLVTSMDHTDPSAFPQIVPSTVTNDHESGLPARSQLLANIHFPPDLEAIETAGRGLALDELFLHQLHVVDRKRNHDQLQGARRAGRGELLADFAAALPFPFTNAQRKVIREIRADMKSGHAMNRLLQGDVGSGKTVVAMAAAMLAIEAGWQVAVMAPTQILAEQHYLNFQKLAAKLDLSLALRTGAGVEQTHAGDPQIVIGTHALLFDNDELLNREKLGLVVIDEQHKFGVEQRAKLQQGAGGGSVPDVLVMTATPIPRTLQMTVYGDLEVSVIDELPAGRGAITTGIRVAPKIPDVVKFLKGQLDAGRQAYLVFPLVEESEKLTAQSAVAEFEKWAKRLSNFEVGLLTGRTPNDEKEAVMKRFRDGHIDVLVSTTVIEVGVDVPNASVMIIHNANRFGLAQLHQLRGRIGRGEHQSFCVLALDKKDADSATKLAILEETRDGFRIAEEDLRQRGPGDALGTAQSGLPDLSPAARAFIGDTRLLVHARELAERVLTRDPELADPAHAHLRTHLTRDADPLGSRFANVG; encoded by the coding sequence GTGACCGAATTCGCTCCATCCTCCGCCGTCCGTGCCGACACCTTGCTCGCGACGCTCGACGGCATCCCGACCAAGCTGCGCGGCGCGATGGAACTGTGCGGCTGGGAGACAGTGGGTGATGTCTTGGCCCATCTGCCCCGGCGTTACGAGGACCGTCGCTCGTTCAGCCGGTTTCCCGCCGACCCGACCGACGAGCCCGTCACCATCCACGCCGCAGTGGTCGACGTGACCACGCGGCGCTTCGGCGCCAGACAACAGATGTTCGAGGCCACACTGGCACCCGCCGAATCCGCCGGCATGCCGGGCCAACAAATTGTCGCCCGTTGGTTCAACCTCCCGTTCATGAGCAAGATCATTGCGGTGGGGCAGCAGATGGTGGTCTACGGCAAAGTCAAAGTTTCCGGCAAGCGGCTCGTCATCGACCATCCGGAAACCGAGATCACCGCCACAGCGGACCCGCTGGCCGACACCCCGCAGTCGAAGTCCATCCACCTGCGCCGCATCGTGCCGGTGTATCGGTTGAGCAATGGCTTGCAACAGCGGCCGCTGCGCGAGTTCGTCCACCGATTGGTCACGTCGATGGACCACACGGATCCGTCAGCGTTCCCGCAGATTGTTCCGTCCACAGTGACCAACGACCACGAATCCGGTCTCCCCGCACGCAGCCAACTGCTCGCCAACATCCACTTCCCGCCGGATTTGGAGGCTATCGAAACCGCAGGGCGCGGGCTGGCGCTGGATGAGTTGTTCCTCCACCAGCTCCACGTCGTCGACCGCAAGCGCAACCACGACCAACTGCAAGGCGCCCGACGCGCCGGCCGCGGAGAGTTGCTCGCCGACTTCGCAGCGGCGCTGCCGTTTCCATTCACCAATGCCCAGCGCAAGGTGATCCGCGAGATCCGCGCCGACATGAAATCCGGCCACGCCATGAACCGCCTGCTGCAAGGGGACGTGGGCTCGGGTAAAACCGTCGTCGCCATGGCCGCCGCGATGCTCGCGATCGAAGCAGGCTGGCAAGTCGCCGTCATGGCCCCCACCCAGATCCTCGCCGAGCAACACTATCTCAACTTTCAAAAGCTCGCCGCCAAGCTCGACCTCAGCCTCGCGCTGCGCACCGGTGCTGGTGTAGAGCAAACTCACGCGGGCGACCCACAAATCGTCATTGGCACGCATGCGCTGCTTTTCGACAACGACGAACTCCTCAACCGCGAAAAGCTCGGGCTCGTCGTCATCGACGAACAACACAAGTTCGGGGTCGAGCAACGAGCCAAGCTGCAGCAAGGCGCGGGCGGAGGCTCGGTGCCGGACGTGCTCGTGATGACCGCCACCCCGATCCCGCGCACCTTGCAGATGACCGTCTACGGCGACCTCGAAGTGTCGGTGATCGACGAGCTTCCCGCCGGCCGCGGGGCGATCACCACCGGCATCCGCGTGGCGCCGAAGATTCCAGACGTGGTCAAGTTCCTCAAAGGCCAGCTCGACGCCGGCCGTCAGGCTTATCTTGTGTTCCCGCTGGTCGAGGAATCCGAGAAGCTCACAGCCCAGTCGGCGGTGGCGGAGTTTGAAAAGTGGGCGAAGCGGCTGTCGAACTTTGAGGTCGGCCTGCTCACCGGCCGCACCCCGAACGACGAAAAGGAAGCGGTGATGAAACGTTTCCGCGACGGCCACATCGACGTTCTCGTCAGCACGACGGTGATTGAAGTCGGAGTCGACGTGCCGAATGCGTCGGTGATGATCATTCACAATGCCAACCGCTTCGGCCTGGCGCAGCTCCATCAGTTGCGCGGGCGCATCGGCCGCGGCGAGCACCAATCATTCTGTGTGCTGGCCTTGGATAAAAAGGACGCCGACTCCGCCACCAAGCTCGCCATTCTGGAAGAAACCCGCGACGGCTTCCGCATCGCCGAAGAAGACCTGCGCCAACGCGGCCCCGGCGACGCACTCGGCACCGCCCAATCCGGGCTGCCTGATCTCTCACCAGCCGCCCGTGCATTCATTGGCGACACCCGGCTCCTCGTCCACGCCCGCGAGCTGGCGGAACGCGTCCTCACCCGCGACCCGGAGCTCGCCGATCCAGCCCACGCCCACCTCCGCACCCACCTCACCCGCGACGCCGACCCACTCGGCAGCCGCTTCGCCAATGTGGGGTGA
- a CDS encoding MMPL family transporter, giving the protein MSCSPPICRKIATVVLLLLGVVLVFASMGVGRIRLDGDGQTVLPGGLPEVEGLKLLRSAFGKREEILLTLHSASEETTREAALDLTAELKAHDGLVGAVNDTEQLLTELEGGNALDLPQAQQEAGAALLAYTWLNSSDESMDVLVQRFQPEALSKHLAGLEEELQYGEVEDAMRIQADPLGFLDVRELEPASSTSGTVNVSSDGRYRLLSVRATKQTITADEAVEWVDRVKVVTDAWVSQRAANDLPQVTLSITGEPAYLRDTLFGMRRDLGRSVVSTTVLIMVLFALFHRRFIALLWLLAALAVVFLVTLGLAGWLMPNMSILSIGFAAILLGLAVDYGVVIFSESLTEKRTAGVKDLWRGVGPSVIWAAATTGAVFFALNFSSVPGISQLGSLVAIGIAVGAIVMLGGFAWICSRLKPGRLPSVSPWKHVRTGGHKRLWASPLIFFSCAVVLLLGGMPKIDRDFMVLRAKSSDALDAYHEMVRQLRPDNKPTVGYVISADTPDALWDVRRDAVEDIEQAQAEEKVASYRIAGRQVDAVRQLLGERERILASLRGTGLFDEAPIRLASAVFDAWDAMIHIRPEALEAGAVLNRSGLDRVFARHNGDKVALLGSVEAMNASQVRVFDYSWADGIQNDNQYLAGWEPIGPAVLTVVGKDFTRVFLPLGVVLLVMLAIVFRDWKDIALALAVMLGSGLALLAVMQLLDLHWNFINLCGIPLLFGAGLDFTIHMVFSLRRTNGHMPTVRRGMRKALLFCALSTASGFGSLALAGNMGVASLGRVCAIGILLIMVFAVYFLPAWWLVMHRERLKGMGGQPAGEAG; this is encoded by the coding sequence ATGTCCTGTTCTCCTCCTATTTGCCGAAAAATTGCCACGGTGGTTTTGTTGTTGTTGGGGGTGGTGTTGGTGTTCGCCAGCATGGGTGTTGGGCGGATCCGATTGGACGGTGATGGCCAGACTGTGCTGCCCGGGGGCTTGCCGGAGGTGGAAGGTCTGAAGTTGTTGCGCAGCGCTTTCGGTAAGCGCGAAGAGATTTTGCTCACCTTGCACAGTGCGAGCGAGGAGACCACCCGAGAGGCCGCTCTTGATCTGACCGCCGAACTCAAAGCGCACGATGGACTCGTCGGTGCGGTAAACGATACGGAGCAATTGCTCACCGAGTTGGAGGGCGGCAATGCGCTCGACCTACCACAGGCACAGCAAGAGGCGGGTGCCGCGTTGCTCGCCTATACGTGGCTCAATAGTAGCGACGAAAGCATGGATGTGCTGGTTCAGCGGTTTCAGCCGGAGGCACTCTCGAAGCATCTTGCGGGGCTCGAAGAAGAACTGCAGTACGGCGAAGTGGAAGATGCCATGCGCATTCAGGCGGACCCACTCGGCTTTCTCGATGTGCGTGAACTCGAGCCGGCGAGTTCGACGTCGGGCACGGTCAACGTTTCCTCCGACGGGCGCTACCGCTTGCTCTCGGTGCGGGCCACCAAGCAAACGATCACCGCGGATGAAGCGGTGGAGTGGGTCGATCGCGTGAAAGTGGTGACAGATGCCTGGGTGTCGCAGCGCGCCGCGAACGATCTGCCGCAAGTAACCCTTAGTATCACCGGCGAGCCGGCGTATTTGCGTGACACGCTTTTCGGGATGCGCCGTGATTTGGGGCGCTCTGTGGTTTCCACGACCGTGTTGATCATGGTGTTGTTTGCGCTTTTTCATCGGCGCTTCATCGCGTTGCTCTGGCTTCTTGCTGCGTTGGCGGTGGTGTTTTTGGTGACGTTGGGTTTGGCGGGCTGGCTGATGCCCAACATGAGTATCCTGAGTATTGGCTTTGCCGCGATCCTGCTCGGGTTGGCGGTGGACTACGGGGTGGTCATCTTTAGCGAGAGTCTGACGGAAAAGCGCACGGCCGGGGTGAAGGATCTGTGGCGAGGGGTGGGGCCGAGTGTGATTTGGGCGGCTGCCACGACCGGCGCGGTGTTCTTCGCGTTGAACTTCAGCAGTGTGCCGGGGATCTCGCAGTTGGGTAGTTTGGTCGCCATTGGAATCGCGGTGGGAGCGATCGTGATGTTGGGCGGCTTTGCCTGGATTTGTTCGCGGTTGAAGCCGGGGCGTCTGCCGTCGGTCAGTCCGTGGAAGCACGTCCGTACCGGTGGTCATAAAAGGTTGTGGGCGTCGCCTCTGATTTTCTTCTCGTGTGCTGTGGTGTTGCTGCTTGGCGGGATGCCGAAGATCGATCGTGATTTCATGGTGCTGCGCGCCAAGTCCAGCGATGCCTTGGACGCTTACCACGAAATGGTGCGTCAGCTTCGCCCTGATAATAAGCCCACAGTCGGCTACGTGATCAGTGCCGATACTCCTGATGCATTGTGGGATGTGCGCCGCGATGCGGTCGAAGATATCGAGCAGGCCCAGGCCGAAGAAAAGGTCGCAAGCTATCGGATTGCGGGGCGCCAAGTTGATGCGGTCAGGCAATTGCTCGGTGAACGTGAGCGCATTCTCGCGAGTCTGCGTGGGACTGGTTTGTTCGACGAGGCCCCGATCCGATTGGCTTCCGCTGTGTTCGATGCGTGGGATGCCATGATCCATATTCGCCCCGAGGCCTTGGAGGCAGGGGCGGTTCTCAACCGGAGCGGCCTGGATCGTGTGTTTGCCCGGCACAATGGCGACAAGGTGGCGTTGCTGGGCTCGGTTGAGGCGATGAATGCGTCGCAGGTGCGGGTTTTCGACTACTCGTGGGCCGATGGGATCCAGAATGACAATCAGTATCTCGCCGGATGGGAGCCGATCGGGCCGGCGGTTTTGACCGTGGTGGGCAAGGACTTCACCAGGGTTTTCTTGCCACTAGGGGTCGTGCTGTTGGTGATGTTGGCGATTGTCTTCCGCGATTGGAAGGACATCGCGCTCGCGCTGGCCGTGATGTTGGGGAGTGGGCTCGCTCTGTTGGCAGTGATGCAGCTGCTCGACCTGCATTGGAATTTCATCAACCTCTGTGGGATTCCGCTTCTCTTCGGTGCGGGGCTCGACTTTACCATCCACATGGTTTTCTCGCTTCGTCGTACCAATGGTCACATGCCGACGGTGCGCCGCGGGATGCGCAAGGCTCTTCTGTTCTGTGCGCTCTCCACGGCATCGGGATTCGGATCGCTCGCGTTGGCCGGCAACATGGGAGTTGCTAGTCTCGGGCGAGTTTGCGCCATCGGGATCCTCTTGATCATGGTCTTTGCGGTCTACTTCCTCCCTGCCTGGTGGCTCGTGATGCACCGTGAACGACTCAAGGGAATGGGTGGCCAGCCGGCCGGTGAAGCAGGCTAG
- a CDS encoding LolA family protein: MHANHVSLGKATVLVLLVLSLFCGPVAANQADAREVMTEWIAAQQETEAVEVSFVQDRRLRGLRKPMRSTGTFWLVKSGNMRWQIGDPPKTIAIYTDETVTVIRPSKGEYKQRQLVATEEGSETERMFLQTGLPTSLEQFEKFASVEGLTEVAVNPALTGVVLKLKDRKAASAVDRLVLYIDQKRQMLAGYEIAFRDKSEVITQFSKIAKKASIPADTFTEDVSGLKQVEWKK, from the coding sequence ATGCATGCGAATCATGTTTCATTGGGGAAAGCCACGGTATTGGTTTTGTTGGTGCTTTCTCTTTTCTGCGGTCCGGTCGCCGCGAATCAGGCCGACGCCCGTGAGGTGATGACCGAGTGGATTGCCGCCCAGCAGGAGACCGAAGCTGTGGAGGTAAGCTTTGTGCAGGACCGACGGTTGCGTGGATTGCGTAAACCGATGCGCAGTACCGGCACATTTTGGTTGGTGAAGTCCGGCAATATGCGCTGGCAGATCGGGGATCCGCCAAAGACCATTGCGATCTATACTGACGAAACGGTGACCGTGATCCGTCCCTCCAAAGGTGAGTACAAGCAGCGTCAGCTTGTGGCGACTGAGGAAGGCAGTGAAACCGAGCGGATGTTTTTGCAAACCGGCTTGCCGACCTCTCTTGAGCAGTTCGAGAAGTTCGCTTCGGTTGAAGGGCTCACCGAGGTTGCTGTGAATCCGGCCCTGACGGGTGTGGTGCTGAAGCTCAAGGATCGCAAGGCGGCGTCTGCGGTGGATCGTTTGGTGCTCTACATTGACCAAAAGCGTCAGATGCTTGCGGGCTATGAGATTGCCTTCCGCGATAAGTCGGAAGTGATCACTCAGTTTTCCAAGATCGCGAAGAAGGCATCGATCCCGGCGGATACGTTCACAGAGGATGTGTCGGGCCTGAAGCAGGTCGAGTGGAAGAAGTAG
- a CDS encoding alpha/beta fold hydrolase produces MLLRVIRLLTTATVLLTAATGCTTAASVSPSPTTTESHQHRPMMNFDQLEWTSFDGATFPFRYWKAERSATRALVVAVHGLNGSTRDFDTLAKKFATQGVTTLAYEMRGQGNDPEPRRIGDIRRTSDWKRDLHTFVALARQSHPDTPVFLFGESLGALIAVHSLTSLPEPDKRIAGLMLASPVVTLKGKISLPKQLALQIGALMLPRYQLPFTDLSGQSPEEMMVTSDASLHTSSEQTPWLVSEFSLRFIATVGRMVNGMIPRAPRITSPTLVLSGHKDVVMNPDDIQRFVDALPDQLTTHVDYPEGHHLLLYDNVSQSVIDDTCHWLDAQLELLESSSPAASQND; encoded by the coding sequence ATGTTGCTTCGTGTCATCCGTTTGCTCACAACGGCCACCGTCCTTCTGACGGCGGCCACCGGATGCACCACGGCCGCGTCCGTAAGCCCATCCCCGACAACCACCGAGTCCCACCAGCACCGTCCGATGATGAACTTCGACCAACTCGAATGGACCAGCTTCGACGGTGCGACCTTTCCCTTCCGATATTGGAAGGCTGAGCGCAGCGCTACACGGGCTCTGGTAGTCGCCGTCCACGGACTGAACGGCTCGACACGCGACTTCGACACATTGGCCAAGAAGTTCGCCACACAAGGGGTCACCACACTGGCCTATGAAATGCGCGGCCAAGGCAACGACCCCGAACCAAGAAGGATCGGGGATATCCGCCGCACCAGCGATTGGAAGCGCGATCTCCACACCTTCGTCGCCCTTGCCCGCCAATCACACCCTGACACCCCCGTCTTCCTTTTCGGCGAGAGTCTTGGCGCTCTGATCGCTGTCCATTCGCTCACCTCTCTGCCCGAGCCGGACAAACGCATCGCCGGTCTAATGCTGGCCTCCCCTGTGGTCACCCTCAAAGGAAAGATCAGCCTGCCAAAGCAGCTGGCGCTGCAGATCGGCGCGCTGATGCTGCCCCGCTACCAACTCCCATTCACCGACCTAAGCGGCCAGTCCCCAGAGGAGATGATGGTCACCAGTGACGCCTCGTTACACACCAGCAGCGAACAAACCCCGTGGCTCGTATCGGAGTTTTCCCTCCGTTTCATCGCCACCGTCGGCCGCATGGTCAATGGCATGATCCCACGCGCGCCACGCATCACCTCCCCCACATTGGTTCTCTCAGGCCACAAGGACGTAGTCATGAATCCAGACGACATTCAGCGCTTTGTCGACGCCTTGCCAGACCAGCTCACCACCCACGTCGACTACCCGGAAGGCCACCACCTGCTGCTTTACGACAACGTCAGCCAGAGCGTCATCGACGACACTTGTCATTGGCTCGACGCCCAGCTTGAACTTCTAGAATCATCCAGCCCCGCAGCGAGCCAAAACGATTAG
- the rlmB gene encoding 23S rRNA (guanosine(2251)-2'-O)-methyltransferase RlmB: MAKQQRRRFERGSTHADFSTHLPQMSEAELVRAVEKNESALVLVLDCVQDPHNLGACMRSANAAGAIAVVIPKDKSAGLTDVARHVASGAAEHTPLVAVTNLSRTMDKLKDAGMWFVGTSDRGESSIYEIDMRGRTGIVMGMEGTGMRRLVSESCDYLAVIPMVGQVDCLNVSVATGVCLFEAVRQRGAN; encoded by the coding sequence ATGGCCAAACAGCAACGACGTCGATTTGAGCGTGGATCCACTCACGCGGATTTTTCCACCCACCTTCCTCAGATGAGCGAGGCGGAGTTGGTGCGGGCGGTGGAGAAGAATGAATCGGCGTTGGTGTTGGTGCTGGATTGCGTGCAGGACCCTCACAATCTGGGCGCGTGTATGCGCTCGGCGAATGCGGCTGGGGCGATTGCGGTGGTGATCCCGAAGGACAAGTCGGCAGGGCTGACAGATGTCGCGCGTCATGTGGCGAGCGGAGCGGCAGAGCACACGCCGTTGGTCGCGGTGACCAATTTGTCCCGCACGATGGACAAACTAAAGGATGCCGGGATGTGGTTTGTTGGGACCTCGGATCGTGGTGAATCCTCGATTTACGAGATCGACATGCGCGGGCGCACTGGGATTGTGATGGGGATGGAAGGCACGGGCATGCGCCGCTTGGTTTCCGAATCCTGCGATTACCTGGCAGTGATTCCGATGGTTGGCCAGGTCGACTGTTTGAATGTGTCGGTGGCTACCGGTGTGTGTTTGTTTGAAGCGGTGCGTCAGCGGGGAGCTAACTAA